In Deinococcus yavapaiensis KR-236, one genomic interval encodes:
- a CDS encoding glucodextranase DOMON-like domain-containing protein yields MLLATMPFVAAALLTITDPAGDTRGDGSYTSPPALVGGSENSLDIRELRAENVAGRVRIVVGLGGVANPWNAPSGWSSTLIDVFVKTSVGGEQGLADTGFVTPPGDGWQRHYQVSGFRTRAWHVVNGETQEVSLATPAVRRGTEVSIDTDLPARSYSYWVTSRIYSPLTSSGFLTPRVAGGSSDLLVPRAGMPSPVDVLLVGDQARAYITRILPPGGQLRDRRSTLLLILAVLGVLAAVIATFRAWRRT; encoded by the coding sequence GTGCTTCTCGCCACGATGCCCTTCGTTGCCGCCGCGCTCCTTACGATCACGGATCCGGCGGGTGATACGCGGGGTGACGGCTCGTACACCTCGCCGCCCGCCCTCGTCGGAGGCAGCGAAAACAGCCTCGACATCCGCGAGCTGCGCGCCGAGAACGTCGCTGGACGAGTGCGCATCGTCGTGGGACTCGGCGGCGTCGCCAATCCCTGGAACGCGCCGAGCGGCTGGTCTTCCACCCTCATCGACGTGTTCGTCAAGACGAGCGTGGGCGGCGAGCAAGGACTCGCCGACACCGGCTTCGTCACGCCGCCCGGCGACGGCTGGCAGCGTCACTACCAAGTCAGCGGCTTTCGCACGCGGGCGTGGCACGTCGTGAACGGAGAGACTCAGGAAGTCTCGCTCGCGACGCCCGCTGTTCGGCGCGGCACCGAAGTCTCCATCGACACCGATTTGCCTGCTCGGTCGTACTCGTACTGGGTGACGAGCCGAATCTACTCGCCTCTCACGTCGAGCGGCTTTCTCACGCCGCGCGTCGCGGGTGGCTCGTCCGACCTGCTCGTGCCGCGCGCGGGCATGCCGAGCCCCGTGGACGTCCTCCTCGTCGGCGATCAAGCGCGCGCGTACATCACGCGCATCCTGCCGCCCGGCGGCCAACTGCGCGACCGCCGATCGACCCTGCTGCTCATCCTCGCCGTGCTCGGCGTGCTCGCCGCGGTGATTGCGACCTTCCGCGCGTGGAGGCGCACGTGA
- a CDS encoding M23 family metallopeptidase → MARFSNTARRSLLALMTLSCCLSAANAETYRVRAGDTLDSIAKRQGTTVATLRALNPRIGDPRFLQAGQVITVKSLPKQASVASIPAAPKSYTVRAGDTLTRIASRNGLNLEALRAANPALRAPYTLKVGQVVNLPTSNRVAASGAGKVNTVSTASTNWLWPLQGPITSGFGYREFTVFGNHVHEGVDIAATPGSPIRAARGGTVVEARFDMRNGWGGTVVLDHGNGWTSRYSHASALLVQPGQAVAPGQVIARVGSTGISTGPHLDFRIFYQGKALDPTTFR, encoded by the coding sequence ATGGCTCGCTTCTCGAACACGGCGCGGCGCTCACTGTTGGCGTTGATGACCCTCTCGTGCTGCCTCAGCGCGGCGAACGCCGAGACGTACCGCGTTCGCGCGGGTGACACGCTCGACAGCATCGCAAAGCGGCAAGGCACGACCGTCGCCACTTTGCGTGCCCTCAATCCCAGGATCGGCGATCCTCGCTTTCTGCAAGCGGGGCAAGTCATCACCGTGAAGAGTCTGCCCAAGCAGGCGAGCGTGGCGAGCATTCCCGCCGCGCCGAAGTCCTACACGGTACGGGCGGGCGACACCTTGACGCGCATCGCTTCGCGCAACGGCCTCAACCTCGAGGCGTTGCGCGCCGCCAACCCCGCGTTGCGCGCGCCTTACACGCTCAAGGTGGGGCAAGTCGTGAATTTGCCGACCTCGAACCGCGTGGCCGCGTCGGGCGCGGGCAAGGTGAACACGGTCAGCACGGCGAGCACCAATTGGTTGTGGCCGTTGCAAGGCCCCATCACGTCGGGGTTCGGGTACCGCGAATTCACGGTGTTCGGCAACCACGTTCACGAAGGCGTCGACATCGCCGCGACACCCGGATCGCCGATTCGCGCCGCGCGCGGCGGCACGGTCGTCGAAGCGCGCTTCGACATGAGAAACGGCTGGGGCGGCACGGTCGTGCTCGACCACGGCAACGGCTGGACGTCGCGCTACAGCCACGCGAGCGCCTTGCTCGTTCAGCCCGGCCAAGCCGTCGCGCCGGGCCAAGTCATCGCCCGGGTCGGCTCCACCGGCATCAGCACGGGGCCACACCTCGACTTCCGCATCTTCTATCAAGGCAAGGCCCTCGACCCGACGACCTTCCGCTGA